Below is a genomic region from Thermoflexus sp..
CCTGAACCCGCTCCAGCAACTGCAATCGGGTGAAGACGCGGCCGGGATGGCGGGCCATGGTGGCCAGCAGCTCGAATTCCGTTGGCGTCAGGTGCACCTCCCGCTCCCCTACTCGCACCTCCCGCCGCTCCAGATCGATGGTCAGATCGCCGATCCGGATCACCGCCGGCGGGGCTACCTCCCCCTGGGCCCGGCGCAGGACCGCGCGCACCCGAGCCACAAGCTCCCGGGGGCTGAAGGGCTTGGTGATGTAATCATCCGCCCCCAGCTCCAGGCCTACCACGCGATCCTCCTCCTCCACGCGCGCTGTCAGAATGATGATCGGAACCCCGGATTCCCGCCGGATCGTGCGGCAGACCTCGAACCCATCCATGCCCGGCAACATCAGGTCCAGGACGATGAGATCGGGCTGCTCCCGGCGAAAGGCATGGAGCGCTGAGGGACCATCCCCCACGGCGATAACCCGGAACCCCGCCTGCTCCAGGTAAGCCCGAACCACCTGACGCATCCGGGGCTCGTCCTCAACCAGTAAAATCGTCTTCACCGCTCCCCTCCCAGGATCGAAGCCGATCCAGTATTTAGCCGCCCATACGGCGACCGGAGGGGCTGGCGGCTTCGCCGCCGGCCCCTCACTCCCACCTATGGTCAGGATGGGCTCCCGGTCAGCGAAGCCCCGCAATAGGGACAGTGCCTCCAGTCCGGCTGGACAGGACGGCCGCACTGGGGGCAGCGGGTGGATGGGGTCACCGATGCGGAGGGGCCGCCCGAGCGCGTGACTTGCTGCACCAGCCAGATCACGGCGGCGATGCCCAGGCCCAGGAGCAACAGCGGGATCAGCAGGCCCAGCAGCATCATCAGCACCCCAATCCCCCAGCCCATGCCACCGAACCCCC
It encodes:
- a CDS encoding response regulator transcription factor, which encodes MKTILLVEDEPRMRQVVRAYLEQAGFRVIAVGDGPSALHAFRREQPDLIVLDLMLPGMDGFEVCRTIRRESGVPIIILTARVEEEDRVVGLELGADDYITKPFSPRELVARVRAVLRRAQGEVAPPAVIRIGDLTIDLERREVRVGEREVHLTPTEFELLATMARHPGRVFTRLQLLERVQGVAYEGYERTIDAHIKNLRQKIEPDPKNPRYLLTVYGVGYKLQETD
- a CDS encoding zinc ribbon domain-containing protein, producing MSRNWIWVLVGVVILVLGIGVLGFLTGPAWGWGWGCPGCPMMGRWGWGFGGMGWGIGVLMMLLGLLIPLLLLGLGIAAVIWLVQQVTRSGGPSASVTPSTRCPQCGRPVQPDWRHCPYCGASLTGSPS